TCCGTCTTGAGGGTGAGTGGTGAGGCTATTGCTGGAGATGGCGAGCAGGGTGATCTGGCCTGCGAAATCCGACTCCACACGGGTGATCTCTGGCTCCACGTGTTTCACGAATGGACAGTGAGCACAAATCAGCATCACCAACAGAGGGCGCCCCGGCAGATCCCTGCTAGTCACCAGCTCATCCAGCGAGGACCAGGGCGGATGACCCGACACCAAGGGCAGTGAAAATTGAGGCAGAGGATGCTGAAGAGGAAGCATCGTGGATGGCGTCAGGACCATGGCGTCGAGCAATGGTGGATCCCGCCATCCTGAGCCGGTAGAGAATTACCTGTCAAAGAAGGATCGATTTGATGGTGCGGGTGCTGACAATGGTGGTCATGGCAGGACTCTTGAGCGCCTGTGCGCAGAAGCAAGGAATCACCTGGAAAGTCTTTCCCCTGCAGCGCAATACGCCCCACGATGGACTTGCTGTCGTCAGTCAACCCGATGGCTATGGGGTTCATCTCTATTTGGAAACCGATACCAGCGATCCAGCTGTTTGTTCACCGCGCTGGCTTCCAGACCCGGCACGATTGTTTAACGGCAACGGCAGTGTTCCGTTTAGTTCGGGATTGGCGCCCCGTGCAGAGTTTCTTGCAGCGGTGAATCGGAGAGACGTTCGAAATACTCTGAAGCAGGAGCTCGAGGCGCTGTGCAAGCTCAGAGCTCCTCAGGCGCGCTGGCAATGGCTGGAACCACCGTTAAAGGCATCAGAGCTGATGCCCGTGAGCCTGCCGGCCTTGGAATACCCAGACCTTCTTACCGATCCTGCAGAGGAAAAAGAGCGCGAGGACAAGCTTTTGAAGGAGGACTAAAAGGTCTCCCAGACCACAGGTTCCGCTTCTCGCCAGTAGCGACTAAATCGACCCAGCCGTGGTGGTTTGTGTAACTCCACAAAGGGATCCGGGTCGAGCATCCAGAGGGGAAGCTCCCGATCAATGGCCGCAGCAATGCGTTGCAGGCGGGGATCCACCACGGTGCTGGTGACCACAGCATCGGCTCCGTGGCGTTGGGCGAAACCCAGCACCTCACGCGCCACATCACCTCGGCGCAGGGTGAGCGGAAGGCTCAAAGCGGATTCGTACAAAAAACCGATGCGTTTGCGACTGATGGACTGGTCTTCAATCCAGGTGTCGTCGAATACGAATAGTCCTGGTGCGTTGGGGTAGTCCTGAAGAGCCGGGTTGGCTGGTCCCAGGGCTTCTTCATGCACCCAGAGGATTGGTTTACTGGGATCCATCAAAATCGCTGGGTACTGGGGCGTGTGCTGGGGCATTGACTCGACTTTTTGCTCGAGCGGGAGCCGGATCGGTGTGATCGACGTGCAGTTACCTCACGGATGGCTGGCTGAACCTTGAACAGCTGTTGCTCCAACTGTTCGTAACTGCGATCAAAGGGGCAGGATTCGTTGCTTGGACACTCCTGGCAATACCTCCCGCTGCTGTAGCGCTCCAGGTTTTGACGATTAAAGAAATAGGGCTTGTGACTGAAGCAGCTGGCGACCCACTGCCAGCTGAGGTGGTTGCTGGCGGGGTCGCCATCCAGGAGGTGCTCGAGGAACCAGTCAGCCCCTACCCGCCAGTGCACCCGTCTCCAGTGCACGAGGTAGGCCGCCATCCACATCCGCGCGTGGTTATGCAGCCATCCTTGAGTGACTAATTCGTTTCTGAAGCCATCCATACAGGCCAGGTTTGTTCGTCCCTCCCTGATGTCATCGGGGAGACCCTGCTCATACTCACTGGCGGCATGGCCAGTTTTGTGATCTTCTTGATCGTCATGAATGCGATCACCGAGATCAAGCCACATCCGCTGCCAGAAATCACGCCATCCCAGCTCATTGATCAGTTTTTCGCCGTTATCCCTTCTTTGGCTGGTTTGTTTCAGCTGTGAGAACACGGCATCTCGCACTTCCGCAAGCGTGAGAATTCCGTGGCGGATGTAGGGCGATAGGCGTGTGACGGAACCGTTGAGGTGGTTGCGACTGCGGCCATAGCGCTTGGCATCCATCGCACTGAGCTGCCGTTCAGCAGCGGCTCGACCGCCTTCGATCGGGCTGAGCTCCCCCAATGCGTTCGGAAACTCTTGCGATAACAGGGAATTCAGCGCTGTGCGCTCGAGAAGATCTCGGGGCAGATCTGTGGATTCGCTCGGCCAACTGAGCGGCGCAGCGTGCGGCAGCCTGGACACTGGTGCATGTCAAAAAAACGCCACACCATGCTGTCGATGTGTCGTTGTGAGCGTGAGTGCCCCGGCATGGGAGAGAATCGCTCGAATGAACCACTCCGGGGTGCGGCCTGATGCTTCTTGATCTCACTGGTAAGAAGATCCTTGTTACTGGCATCGCCAACAATCGCTCCATTGCCTGGGGCATCGCGCAACAGCTCAAGGCGGCTGGAGCCGAGCTAGGAATCACCTACCTGCCTGATGAGAAGGGCCGGTTTGAATCAAAGGTTCGTGAGCTCACGGCTCCGTTAGAGCCTTCGTTGTTTTTGCCTCTGAATGTTCAGGATGCCGCTCAGATGGAGACGGTGTTCGCTGAAATTAAAGACAAGTGGGGGCAGCTGGATGGCCTCGTGCATTGTTTGGCGTTTGCGGGAAAAGAAGAATTAGTGGGCGACTTCAGCGCCACCACGGCGGAAGGTTTTGCACGTGCCTTAGAGATCAGTGCCTATTCCCTTGCACCTCTGTGCCGTCATGCCAAGCCGTTGTTCAGTGAGAAAGCGGGTGTGGTGACCTTGACCTACCTCGGCGCTGAGCGGGCGATTCCTAACTACAACGTGATGGGTGTGGCTAAGGCGGCTCTGGAAGCCTCCGTTCGCTATCTCTCTGCTGAGCTTGGACCCGAGAAACAGGTGCGCGTGAATGCGATCAGTGCTGGCCCGATCCGCACGCTGGCGAGCTCTGCAATCGGAGGCATCCTCGACATGATCCACAACGTGGAGGAAAAGGCGCCGCTACGCCGTACGGTTACTCAAAATGAAGTTGGGAACACGGCTGCGTTCCTGCTCAGTGATTTGTCGAGTGGCATTTCTGGCCAAACCATCTACGTGGACGCTGGCTACTGCATCAACGGCATGTGATCAGGCCGCGCGGATGTCTTGATTACCTGAAACTCTCCTGGTGGTTGATTGTTCACCAGGGGAAGAGTTTGCTGCTCGCAACGCTGCTTTGTGCGATCAGTCTCCCTTTAAACGAGATAATTTCTACGGCGCTGCTCCCAGAAGCTCTTGTTCAGGTTCTTGGTCTGCTTCTCAGCCTTTTTCTTGGTTTTCGCTACAGCCAGGCATACAACCGCTGGCTAGAAGCACGGGTGTTGTGGGGCGCGTTGGTGAATCACAGTCGCAGTTGGCGTGACTTGTTAGTGCGTGTTTTACCCCGCCAGCTGCCGCTGTCCTGGAAACGTCGCCTGCTTCAGGAGGTGGTGCTTTTGGTGTGGTGCCTGAATGCTCAACTGCGCAGCTCCAAAGGCAGCGCGGTCTTGCTCCCCGAGCCTGTGCGTGAGCTGGGGGTGAAGATTGGACTGCGCAACCTCAGTGTGCAATCGCTGCTGAAGCGAATGGCACGAGAGCAGCATTTACTTCGCCAGGGAGGCTGGGTGGATAGTTTCCAAAGCAGTGAGTTTGGTCTTCTGCAGCAGGCGTTCACCAATGTGATTGGCGGTCTGGAACGCATCCGTCACCAACCTCTTCCAGCGTCATCAACCTTCTTTATTCGAGGCATGACCTGGGTCTATGGCTATTTGGTTTTTCTAAAACTCGATGCGCTGGGACACATTTCTGCAGCGCTGCTGGGTTGGCTGGTGTTTTTGATTTTTCTCATGGCTGAGAGGATTGGAACTTTTATTGAGCGCCCTTTTGTTGATGCCCGTTTTGCGTTGCCGATGGATCACTTTTGTGCGTTGATCAGCCTCGATCTTCTTGGGGCTTCCTCCCCATTGGCTAAACCTTCTTCCACAAAGGGCCCCTGGCTGCGCTGAGCTTCATTCGCGATGATCAAGTCAGTCACGGGGCGTCGAGCGGCGCTGGAACGCATGCGCACTGGGGAGATTCACCGCGTTACAGGCGAGACCGATGTCAGTGTTCGGCTCGGGCTTGACGGCAGCGGCCGCTGTCAGGCCAGCACAGGTGTGCCTTTTCTCGATCACATGCTGCATCAGATCAGCAGCCATGGCCTGATTGATTTGGAGATCACGGCAAGCGGCGATACGCATATCGACGACCATCACACCAATGAAGACGTTGGGATTGCGTTTGGTCAGGCACTCTCTAAGGCCCTGGGTGATCGTCGCGGGATCTACCGCTTTGGCCACTTTGTGGCACCGCTGGATGAAGCGTTGGTGCAGGTGGTTCTTGATTGCTCCGGACGCCCTCACATCAGTTGGGGGCTCACCATCCCAACGCAGAAAATCGGAACCTATGACACCGAATTGGTGAAAGAGTTTTTTGTGGCTGTCGTCAATAACTCAGGCCTCACCTTGCACATCCGTCAATTGGATGGGGTGAACTCCCACCACATCGTTGAGGCCTGCTTTAAGGCTTTTTCAAGGGCGCTGCGCATGGCGACTGAGATTGACCCTCGCCGGTCTGGATTGGTGCCCAGTAGCAAGGGGGTATTGGAGCAAGCGGGTGGCTCTTAGACAGCCAATCTTCTCTGAGGGCCACGCTTCATGGTCAGTTACGAGAGGATAGGGGTTGCGTCTGGGTAGCCCAGTGACCGTTGCACCCACCTCTGCTCGTTTCAACCGCTCGGAGTGGTCTAGTGCCTTCCGCAACGTGGAGGAAGAACTCACTGATGTGCCCCTGAAGCCAGTACGAGGTGCGGTGCCGGATGCATTACGCGGCACGCTGTATCGCAATGGACCTGGCCGTTTGGAACGGGATGGTCAGCGCGTGCATCATCCGTTTGATGGTGACGGAATGATCACAGCCCTTCACTTTGATGCAGACGGAGTGCGCTGCAGCAACCGATTCGTTCGAACCAGTGGCTGGAAGGCTGAGGAGGCCGCAGGGAAGGTGCTGTTCAGGGGTGTTTTTGGGAGCCAAAAACCAGGAGGTCCGCTTGCAAATGCATTTGATTTACGCCTGAAAAATATTGCCAATACCAGCGTGGTTCGGCTTGGAGATGATCTTCTTGCTTTATGGGAAGCCGCTGAGCCTTACGCCTTAGACCCCCAAACCTTAGAAACGAGGGGCCTCTCCCTCCTCGGCGGTGTTCTCAAGAGAGGTGAGGCCTTTAGTGCTCACCCCCGTTTCGATCCTGGCCATCACGGTGACCCGCGGATGGTGACTTTTGGAGTAAAAACCGGGCCTCGCAGCACCATTCGCTTGATGGAATTTGCGACTGAAGACAATGCTGCGGCTGGAATTCGAGCCGGTGATTTGCTCAGTGATCGCCGGGATACATTCGCCGGATTCGCCTTCCTGCATGACTTCGCGATCACTCCGAATTGGGCGGTCTTTCTGCAGAATGCGATTAATTTCAATCCGCTCCCCTTTGTGCTTGGACAAAAGGGAGCGGCTCAATGCCTCACGTCCAACCCCAATGGAAAAGCCAAGTTTTGGTTGATTCCCAGAGATAGCGGTACTTTTGCTGGGCAGGAACCACGTGTCATCGATGCTCCCGATGGCTTCGTATTTCATCACCTCAATGCCTGGGAAGAGGATGGAGATGTTGTGGTGGAGAGCATTTATTACAGCGACTTTCCCTCGATCGGTCCTGATCAAGATTTTGCTGATGTGAATTTCGACCTCATCCCCGAGGGATTGCTCGAGCAGTGCCGCATTAATCTAATTTCTGAAAAGGTTGATACCACTCGTTTGAGCGAACGTTGCTGTGAATTCGCGATGGTTAACCCCAATCAAGAAGGTCTTCCTTGTCGCTTCGCTTGGATGGCCGCTGCCGCTCGTGAACGAGGGAATGATCCACTGCAAGTTGTGAAAAAGCTGGATCTTCAAACTGGTGAAAAGCTTATTTGGAGTGCGGCGCCAAGTGGATTTGTGAGTGAGCCAATAATGATTCCTAGGCCAAATGCCAGTGATGAAGATGATGGCTGGGTATTGGATTTAGTTTGGAATGGAGCAAGGGATGCATCTGATCTCTACATCCTCGATGCGCGAGACCTCAGCGAAGTTGCTTTGTTGGAATTACCGCTAGCTATTCCCCATGGCTTACATGGAAGCTGGAGTGAATCCTCATTACAACCTTAATGATCTAATCAATGAGGACTTGCCGAAGCGAATTTGCCTCAATTCAGGAAATATGTAAGGGGTTGCCATCAGTGGCTTTTGCGTTAATTTAAGAAGATGAAAAGAATTAGTTGTTCCAATTGCGCATTAATGTTCCATTTCCGCATAGTTTCTCTTGCCTTATAGCCAGGGCTTATGCATGCCTCTATTATGAATTCATAGGAGTTCTATTCCGCTTGCACCATTAATCAGTGCTGTTCTCGATTCTATTTAAGGGCAAGCTAGGAAACGTATACAATTCATTTCTCTATTCTTTTTGGGGTAAAAAGTCAAGCGCTAGCCCTTATGATAAGACCTCTTTGGGCGACAATCGAGATGAACCCGAATTTGATTTAGTCTCAAGTATTGACGAAAAAGCAAAGCTTGCATTAACGGTCTTTAGTGGCGACATTAAGATAGCGCCTAATGGCTTGGAATTAAATAATGATATTGAACTACAGTCTACTGGCTTGGAGCTAAATAGTGATACTGAGTTCAAGCCTACTAGCTTGGAGTTAAGTAATGATATTGAGTTACAGTCTAATGGCTTGGAGTTAAGTAATGATATTGAGTTGCAGTCTAATGGCTTGGAGTTAAGTAATGATATTGAGTTACAGTCTAATGGCTTGGAGTTAAGTAATGATATTGAGTTACAGTCTAATGGCTTGGAGCTAAATAGTGATATTAAATTGAAATCAGTTGACTTTTTCCCTGAATCCCAATTCGTCTCTGACGGGAATGAGATCAATGTCACTTTAGAGTCTTCCACTCAAATCTCAGGCATCAATGCTCTGCCGACAACTTTTAAAATTCAATCTGAGACTGGCACACCGCGTGCTAACTCATCTCTCATTTCTTTTGCTGATTCTTCCTCACAGAATTTTAGCGCAAAGAGTCTACTTGCTCCTTGGTTAGATTTAATCAAAGAGCCGGTCGTCAACAGTGGCTCTTTTCAGGATGCCTTCTCTTCTGTGGGCAACTTTAATTCGCTAATTAAAAATATATTACAGCTTAATCCCTCATCATTGAAAATACAGCCTTTAGAGAATCTAGCTGGTGTATTTGACACGGCTGATCATCTTTTAGCATGGAATACCCTTGCTTTAGATTTTGCGACTGCTTCAGTCAGCGGTCCAACTCCATGCTCCCGCTTTTTTGGTTATCTCAATATAAGCCAATGGGATTCTTGGGCAGTCTTTGAGGATACGGCTATAGGCTCAATTTATAATAAGGAGAAGCAAGCAAGTTTTATTTCTCTACTTGATAGCTTTGAGATTTCGTCCAATGACTTAGCTGAATTTAAATGTCTATATCAAGCTTCTACGAAAATTGTTCAGGAGATCCTGGAACATGCTGTGCGCCAAGTGGCAATGGATGTTTCTGCATTTAATGTAGTCTCTGGCATAGAGACCTCGTTGTTTAAAGAGGGAATACCTGAGAGCCTGGTTGGTGCTGCTCAAAAGCTACTGGCAAAAAATTTAGATTTGTCTGAGCTAGGAAAAAAAATTGGTGATTTGGTTGTCTCTATCGGAACCAATATTGGTGAGACAGTTTCGTCAAGCATTAATCAGTATGCATTAGGAGATGGCTCCAATCAGCTTGGATTTTATGCAGATACTACTGACTATATCCCCTCCCCAAGTGTGTATGATCCTAATGACCCTAATACAAAAATAGATTCATCCTGGCAGCCTCTAGAGGGGCAAAGTGCACTGACTCCTCAATGGGGAGCGGTAACACCATTTGCAATTGAACCTGATAATTTAATTCCATCTAGTAGTATTGTCACACCCTATACAGAACTTGGTGAACTCAATAGTGATTTTATAGATGAATTGATGAATGTCAGAGATAAACGTCTAAATCTCACTGCAGAAGAAGCAGCAATTGCTGAGTATTATGAGGGTGGACCATTTACTTCTTTCCCTCCAGGTCTATGGCAACAACAATCCGTTGATCTATCTATAAGCCGTAATCTTGATCTTGACCAGGCTCTAAAGTTAAATTTGGGGGTCTCTCTTGCTCTGTCCGATGCTGGAATAGCGACCTGGAACCTAAAATATTCCGCAAACACAGTTCGACCCATAACAGCAATACGCCAATATAAGCCTGATACAGTGTTAAGTGACGGATCGCTTGCTGGAGATTGGGAACCTTACTTAGATACTCCACCTTTTCCAGATATTGCATCAGGGCATTCAGCTTTCAGTAGCTCTGCTAATTATATTTTTAATCAATCCTTTGAAAGCAATTACTTTGATTTTTCAGTAACCCTAGCAGATGATGATTCAGTTTATTCTGTCGATGGTTTTGATGGAATTCCAGGGGTTGGTGATGACGTTACTATTCAGGCTGTTTACTTTACAGGGGCTGCAGCTCAAGCTGGAGATTCAAGAATTTATGGCGGTATTCATCTGAAAGATGGAGATCTTAAAGGTCAAATAATTGGCTATATTACTGGGCTTAAAGTGAGCCGAAAGATCGACAGTCTGGAGCAAGGTATTTCTCTTGAGGAATTAAGCTCGCTTCCAGTTCAATCATTTGGAACGATGAAAAGTGATATTTTGACTGGGCTCTCTATGGAAGATTTTGATGAAATTTCTGTCCATCAACTGTATGCTTTTGACGGTGATGATACGCTTATAGCAAAAGGAGAATCACTGTGGCAACTTTATGGCGGTTCGGGAATGGATACCTTTCAATTATTTGAAACAGGCTCGGTGAGTTTGCGTGATTACGAAAGAATGGAGGAGATTGAATTGGCTTCGACCATTTTTCAGCAAGGTGAGTCTATCGATGATATCCAATTCACGATATCTGCTACAGGGCCATTTACTGACGTTTCTATTAATGATCGTTTGTTGTTTGTTATGGACGGGTATTGGATATCAGATGATGTAAGTGTATCAATTTTGGCATGATTCTTGTTGTTCGAAATCTTTGAATACACCGAATAGGCTCTTTTGGCTTATTTGCCAGCGAGTTGTTAGTCATCGGAAGCAATGGGGTTGTTTCGCCTGCAGGTCAGCGCTAAAAAGACTGTAATTAGTAGTTTCTGATGACTCAACACAATATTTCAATCCGTAGACGTCTGGGATATTCTTTGGTAGGCCTCTTTACGATTAGTTTTGGGATCTTGTTAATTGCTACTAACCAAATCATAAAACGCGATCGCTTGCAGCGACATGAGCGATTAGTGATGGCAACCGCCATGGCAATTAAAACTGAGTTTGAAGACGTTAGCCAGAAACCGGTTGGTCAAGAAGAGAGTCTCGATAATCAAAGATATAGACAGATTCTGAATAATTTTTCAGCAACTCGTGTATTGGTATGGTTGAGTCGCCCCGAGGCTGATCCCCTATTTCCTAACACGGCTACTGTTCAACAGTTTTTTGGTAACCCAAAGTTGTTAGAAGCAGCAGGTGTCAATGCTTCTGGAATGCAAAAACCTAGAAGCTTTGTTTTTGATGGCCAAACCTATTTCACGTGCTCTATGCCTTTACCAGGCAACCAGGGAGTACTGCGATTTCTTGAAGATGTAGGCGTTAGCCCAGCGGGACGTCAAGAGAATTTGATCTTCTTATTTGTGGTTTGGATCTTTTCTGTTGCTATTGCCACAGTTCTAATTCGTAGATTTTTAACCAGTTCTTTGCTGCCTTTAATCAAGCTTGAATCCGTTATGGACGATATGAGTCTCCGGCCTACTGGGCTTGTTTCAGAGAAACGGGTACCTATTGAGTCTCAACCAAATGAACTTCAAGGTATTGTGAAATCCTACAATAGGCTGGCTGACCGATTGCAAGAATCTTGGAGCAATCAATTATTATTTATACGTGCAGTTAGTCATGAGTTAATCACTCCGCTCACTTTAATTAATAGTTCTGCACGACGCCTTGATCGACGTTTGACAGATCTTTCAGATTCGGATCGCAAACTTCTTGCTTCTATTAGAAAGGAAGTTTGGGATGCTGACCATTTGGTTAGAGATTTAGTAGATTTAGCGCGAAGTGAATCAGGCAGTCTCAAGCTTAAACTGAGTTCAGTAAAGGCAATGGATGTCATTGCTGATCTATCTGCTGAACTTGAACCATTGGCTTGGGGGAATCGAGTTCAAACCCCTTCTCCAGAGAATTTGAGTATTGTCGAGACTGTAATGATTTCAGTTAATTCAGACCGTTTGCGGCAATGCATTATTAATGTTTTAGAAAATGCTTCAAAGTATTCTCCTGAAGATGCACCTATAGATTTGTCGGTCACCTCTGATGACTGTAATATTTATTTTGATGTACAGGATTATGGTCCTGGTATCTCTCAGGAGGATCAACGGACAATATTTAAGCCCTTTCAGCGAGGTAAAAGTGATTTAAACGACGTTCCAGGAGGTGGAATTGGACTTGCTTTGGTTCATCAAATCGTACGGCTTATGAATGGCAGTATCTATATCTTGTCTTCTGGCGAAAGTGGGACGATCATGCGCTTCGAATTTCCTATTGAGTGATCAATAGTTTTGTTGTTTGTGTATTGGCATGCCCCAATGAGTTCCCTCCTTTTTGATGTTTTATCTATTAAGTTGTGACTGATATCAGCTTTGCTTACTTGGGGCTCCATGCATATTGACGAAATATTTGTGAGTTTATTCTTGTCATTTTAATGCTTTGTTGACAATCTTTTCTCACTCATGGTTTTGATGAGTTTGCTGGCTTTAGATAATATGCGGCCATTTGGGCGCCATTCTTGCTTTTGGTCTACCCTTTTTTTGCATATCATTGTTTTGGCGCAGTAGTTTAAGCGCCATCTCTCCCACTACTTGACGAAAAAGGGTTACCATGCCCCAACAGCATGTATCTGGATCTGGAGGCATCGTGAAGCTTGAGCTTGATCAATGCCTTTCTGCGTGGGTCTCTAGAATTGATCCACGGTTTCACTCAGAAGAAGATGATGCATCACTGGAAGTTGCCGGATCTGAGTATTTAGGAAGTAATCTATCGATTGTCAAAGTTAGCTCTAGGGGACATGTAAAAAGTATTCTTGCTCGAAACCCCCAAGATCTTTTCTCTTTTGGTATTTCTGATGTTGGCCTTTTTAGAGGTGTGGCGGGTAATCGTGAAATTTTTTCAAACCCTCAGCGTCTTGCTTTTATTCTTCTTCCTGGAGAGTCAATAAAGCTCGTCCCAGCTGCGGAATTTTTTTCTGGTTACATATTTCATATAAAGTCGGAATATCTGTTGTCTGAATCTATCAAGCATGGCACTCAGCTGCCGAGTCTCCTTACGCTTCATGACGCTATTCCTGGGCATGAGCAACTTATATTGGCTTGTGCTAATCAATTGTTGAAGTTCTTTGCTCTTGGAGATGAGATTGGCAGCCTTCGAGTCCTTCAGCCGCTTGAAGAATCAATTGTTTCACTATTGGCTACATTGATTAGTGTTGAGCCTGATTTGCTTGTTAGTGGAAAGCAGGCTCAATCTCAGCCTAGTTATGTGCAGATCGCACTTTCTTATATGGAGAATAATATTAATAAGAATATCACTCTTTCTGACCTTTGTATCGCCTGTAGTGTCTCCGGTCGTACTTTGCAGGTTGCTTTTCAGGCCGTTATGAGTCGCACACCTCTGCAAGTTCTGCAGGAATTACGACTCAATAGGTTGAGAGATAAAATTATTGATGGAATGGATATATCTTCTGCCTGCGAACAGGTTGGAATCCAGCATAGCGGACGTATTTCGGCTAAATATAAACAATTATTTGGCGAGTTGCCCAGAAACACCCGGTCTCGACGCACTCGCTCTTAAGGCCAGTTCGGCCTTTTGAAGCATTGACAACCCAATCCTCTTACTTGTCCGGGCTTTATGTGTTTTCTGGCAATTGAGGTGTTGATTTTATACCGCTTCATGCCGCCATTGTTGCATTTTAGTGTTAAAATTCATTAAATGCATTATTGTTTTTTGATCATAAGTGATTCGTCTCAATACGTAGTTAAGATAATTTTGTTGACTCAAGAGCTGTTTTTTGCCAGCTTAGTATTGAGCCCTACTCCCAGGGTTGCTTTCCTGTGATTCAATTCAATCAACTAAAGCCGCGCTAATGTCTGCTAATCCCATTCTTATTGTTGATGATGATCCTCGTATTCGATCTGCCCTTCAGGTTGAATTGGATGAGTTAGGCATCAGCTCTTGTTTTTTTGACAATGCCTTTGATCTTATTGACTATGCATCTGCTAATCCATCGGCTGGTATTTTCGTGGATTTGCTTTTGCCTCAGATGAATGGTATCGATTGTGTTAAGCGCTTAAGGTTGCTTGGGTATAAAGGTTGTGTATTTGTCTGCACAAGTCTTTGTGACGGTGATATCAAGAAGCAGGCTCTCGACGCTGGTGCAACTGATTACTTTGTAAAATCTGATCTGTTTAATGATCTTGAAAAGATTGTTTCAAGCTGTTTCGTAAGCGCATAGGTCGTTTTATGGGATTTGTGTTGGCTGCATGATTTTTTGTTGTGCATGATTCTTTCGTTTTTATTTTTGCCGACGTCTTGTGAATTTGTCTGGCCTTGAGCTGTATTTCGTTTTAATTAAATATTTGTGATTGCTGTATTGCTTTGGATCAGTCTTTTCTCCTTTTGAATAGTCGAGTTTGTGTATGGATTGTTAGGGTTTTCCTTCCTGCCGATCCTGTATGCGGGAGCATTAAGTTGGTGATAAGTGCTTGCTAGTGAGGTTCTATTGCTCATCTCCTGGCTGAGAGCCTGCATCTGCAATCTCTTGATTTTGTATTATGTGTGTCGTTGAGAACTAGCTTGATTCGCTTTGGCTTGGGTGTTTCATTGAACTCTTGGTAAGCGTTTCTTGAGGCTTTTAATTGTTATCTATGGCTCAGGGTATATCCCTTTGTTTTCCCCGCCGATCAAGGGGTTGTTTAGGGTCTGGCTTTTTGTTTGGATATGGCCCCAGGCTTTGCGATTTTGTTTTCTTTGATGCTTGAAGCTTTGAGGGAGCTAATTATTGTGTAATCTTTTGGCATTCCTTGTGGTGGCTTTGTCTGTCGGGGTTTTATGAACAGTTAGCCCTAAGCGTCAGCGTAATAGTGAAATCTTGTCCATGCATCGCCTCCGATTATCGTCAGGAGTGTTTGATTACTTGATTTCATATGTTTCAACTTTTGATGTGGCGTCCTTTCCGAAAAGTTGCTTTCATCATTTCGGCAATGATTACACCGCTTGGATTTCAGGTCTCCTTTTGGTCAGCTGCACCAGCTCTTGCGTCAGTGCAAATCTGCAGTGGCACATTGTTGGAAATTCAGGTTCAGGAAAGTGTCACCACATCCAGCGATCGCTTTCGCTTCTCGCTTGGATTGCTAGCGGAAGCTCCTTCCAAAGCTGCCGCGATGGCGCTTCTCAATCAGCGACTTGATCGGGCGCGCCAAGAGCTGAGACCCTTCGTTCTCGATGCGTTGAGCATTCCCTCTCCGCGCAGCTACTCCTATGGAAGTGGCAGTTCCTCTAGCCCCAAGTTGGAGCGAGCTTCGACACGTATTGGTGGTGTTGTGAGCCGCGACAACTACGACGCGTTGATTCAATTGGCGGGTCGCCTGCCTGGAGTTCGCCTGCAAGATATGACATCACTGACCTCCAGTA
The Synechococcus sp. CC9311 DNA segment above includes these coding regions:
- a CDS encoding SIMPL domain-containing protein (The SIMPL domain is named for its presence in mouse protein SIMPL (signalling molecule that associates with mouse pelle-like kinase). Bacterial member BP26, from Brucella, was shown to assemble into a channel-like structure, while YggE from E. coli has been associated with resistance to oxidative stress.), with the translated sequence MITPLGFQVSFWSAAPALASVQICSGTLLEIQVQESVTTSSDRFRFSLGLLAEAPSKAAAMALLNQRLDRARQELRPFVLDALSIPSPRSYSYGSGSSSSPKLERASTRIGGVVSRDNYDALIQLAGRLPGVRLQDMTSLTSSSGGVALDDLLLKRALKEGRRRANVTARALGLARVDLLRINERGGRVRPVAYAEARMSKPAFRPDEAPKPQRTLTLGLDYCLR